The Labilibaculum sp. sequence TTTATGTGTTTATCTATTATACCGATAAAGTTGTTGTGATTACTGGCTTAACGATTTTCACCTTTGTAGTTGCTCAGTCGGGATATTTGCTCCCTGAATTAAATCAGCATGCACAGTTAATTATTATGGGAATGGTACCTGAGAAAAATTCAATTCATCACATATACGTACTTATGGAAGTTTTGAAATTGGTGGCATTGCTGGTTTTGGGTTTCAGACAAGTTCGAATATTTAAACAAGCATAGTTTTCTCGAAATTTTATAAAGCTCTGTATTCCTACAAATACAGATGGAAACCGAGTGGAGTTTTGTTTCTTCCGCATTTGTTAAAAAATAAACAAATATGTTTGTGGGGCAATTCCGGTTCCCCAAAAATATTTTTAATAGCTGTTGCTTAAAAATCTGTAGTTTATATTCTGAATTTAATTGATTGTCGGATAGTAAGGTTCAAAATTTAATGGTTGTTTGAGAAAAGCATCTAAAATATTAAATAATGTTGTAAAACATACAGGTAAATGAGCAGTGGAACATGTGTTGTGCGGCAGGTTTTGGGTGTGGCAGTCCGTGTGTAAAATGATTAAAATTAACATTAATGTTAAAATAATAACATTAATAGGATCGAAAATGGCCTTTTTGAGTCTTTTGAGAAGTTTGTTTAGAATGAATAAAAAGACGGAAGTGTGTCATGTTGTTGTCATTTAGAATTGGTCTTAATATGGAATGATGCAATCGTTTTCATCCATGATTTAAAAAATTATCTTTGTTTCGTAAATAGACTGAAAGCTTCTGTTTTATTGATTTTAGAAGCTTATAAGTAAAACGGTAAAAACTATTTTTCGATGAACAAGATAATCTCAATAAAAGAGGCAGTTGCTAAACTGCAGGATGGAATGACCATCATGATCGGAGGATTTCTTTCGGTTGGAACTGCGAATAATATGATCGATCAGATTGTTTCTTCTAATGTTAAAAATTTAACTATCATTTGTAACGATACAGCTTTCGCAGATAAAGGTCTTGGTAAATTGATTGCCAACAGACAGGTTGTTAAGGTGATTACTTCTCATATTGGAACAAATCCAGCCACGATTGAACAAATGAATAATGGCGAAATAGAAGTGGAATTTAGTCCTCAGGGTACTTTGGCTGAGCGTGTTCGTTCAGGTGGCGCAGGGTTAGGTGGAGTTCTTACTCCAACAGGTTTGGGAACCATGGTGGCCGATGGGAAGGAGATTATAACCGTTGATGGTAAAGAGTTTTTATTGGAAAAACCTTTGCGGGCTGATGTTGCTTTGATTGGTGCAAGTATATCTGATACTCAGGGTAATCTTACATATAGAGGTACTACCCAGAATTTTAATCCATTAATGGCGACTGCTGCCGATTTGGTAATTGTAGAAGCTAAGCAGATGGTAGAGGCTGGAACACTGAAGCCGGAAGAGGTAAAAACTCCATCTATTTTTGTAGATTTTATTGTAAACAACTAACTAATATAGACAAATGGAAAAGGCAATGATAAGAATGCGCATGAGTTCTCATGACGCTCATTATGGTGGAAATTTGGTTGATGGAGCAAAAATGCTTCAGTTATTTGGTGACGTAGCAACAGAATTATTAATCCGTCGCGATGGTGATGAAGGATTGTTTGCAGGATACGAAAGTGTTGAATTTTTAGCTCCTGTTTATGCAGGTGATTACATCGAAGCAGTTGGCGAAATTATAAAAGAAGGCAACTCAAGCCGTAAGATGACTTTCGAGGCCCGCAAAGTAATTGTGCCAAGAACAGATATTTCTGAATCTGCAGCTGATTTTTTAGAAGAGCCAGTTGTAGTTTGCAGAGCTGTAGGAACATGTGTTACTCCAAAGAAATCTCAACGTAAATAATTATAAGCCATGGAAAAACTGATCATCACAGCAGCCATTTGTGGCGCAGAGGTTACTAAGGAGCACAATCCAAATGTTCCTTACACTATTGAAGAATGTGTACGTGAAGCAGGTTTGGCTTATGAAGCTGGAGCAAGTATAATTCATCTTCATGTGAGAACCGATGATGGAACTCCTACCCAAGATAAGAATCGTTTCAAAATGGTGATGGATGCAATTCACGCTAAATATCCTGAGGTAATTATTCAGCCATCAACTGGTGGTGCTGTGGGAATGACCAACGATGAAAGACTGCAACCAACAGAGTTGAATCCTGAAATGGCAACTTTAGATTGCGGTACTTTGAATTTTGGCGGCGATGAAATCTTCGAGAATACTGAAAACACCATTAAGTATTTTGGTGAGAGAATGATTGAGAGAGGAATTAAACCAGAATTGGAAGTGTTCGATAAATCTATGATTGATATGGCTCTTCGTCTTCATAAGAAAGGTTTTATTAAATCTCCAATGCATTTCGATTTTGTAATGGGAGTGAATGGAGGCATTTCAGGTACACTTCGCGATTTTGTTTTTCTGAGAGAAAGTATTCCTGCTGATGCAACTTATACTGTTGCAGGTATTGGTCGTTTTGAATTTCCACTGGCAGTTGCTGCTATTGTTGACGGTGGTCATGTACGTGTTGGATTTGAAGACAATACAATGATTTCAAGAGGTGTTGTTGCAGAATCGAATGGTCAATTGGTTGAGAAAGTAGTTCGTTTGGCGAAGGAATTAGGCCGCGAGATTGCAACACCAGCCGAAGCACGGGAAATTTTAGGGTTAAAGCAAAAATAAGATTAGATCAAGGAAGTTGAGCAGGAGTCTTTTTCTCATGTCTCAAATCTCAAATCTCAAATCTAATAATAGGAAATGAACAAAGGAAATAAATACGGAACACACAGAGTACTTGAACCAAAAGGTACTCTTCCACAACCAGCTCAAAAGTTGGATAACAACATGTCGATTTACGACAATGAGGTTTTAATTGATGTTCAAACATTGAATATTGATTCGGCAAGTTTTACTCAGATTAAGGGCGCTTGTGATGCTGACACTGCAAAAATGGAAGAAATGATTCTTTCTATTGTTGCTGAACGTGGTAAAATGCAAAATCCGGTAACGGGTTCTGGTGGAATGTTGATAGGAACGGTTAAGGCAGTTGGTCCTAACTTCCCAAATCAGGATTTAAAAGTTGGTGATAAGATAGCCACATTGGTTTCTTTATCATTAACTCCTTTAAATATTCAAAAAATTAAAAATATTAATCTGTCTAACGATCAGGTTGATGTAGATGCTCAGGCGATTCTTTTTGCGAGTGGTTTGTATGCAGTTCTTCCAACAGACTTGCCTGAGAAATTGGCTTTGGCAGCTCTTGATGTTGCAGGTGCTCCTGCTCAGGTAGATCGTTTGGTGAAAGAAGGCGACACGGTTTGTATTATCGGTGGTGGTGGAAAATCGGGTGTGCTTTGCTGCTATCAGGCAATGCAGAAAGTTGGGACAAAAGGAAAAGTGATTGTTGTGGAGTATTCGAAAGAAAATGCACAGCGCATTAAAAATCTTGGTTTGGCTACTGATGTTTTGGTTGGTGATGCAACAGATGTAATGGATGTTTACACACGAGTAACCGAAATAACTGGTGAGGAAGGATGCGATGTAGTAATCAACAATGTAAATGTTGCGTCTACAGAAATGTCATCTATTTTAATTACCAAAGACAGAGGTTGTGTTTACTTCTTCTCAATGGCTACATCATTTAGTAAAGCAGCTCTTGGAGCAGAGGGTGTGGGTAAAGATGTTGATATGATTGTTGGGAATGGTTATGCAATTGGACATGCTGACCTAACATTAGATATTATCAGAAATTCAAAAGGAATTAGAGAATTGTTCGAAAAATTATACGTGTAATGACTAACAACGACAGACGCAGAGAAATGTTTCCTGAGGTAACCGATATTCAGTGGAATGACTGGAAATGGCAGGTGCGTAACCGTATTGAAACATTGGATCAGTTAAAGAAATACATTAGTTTGACTGAAGAGGAAGAAGAAGGAGTTCGCAGATCATTGGCATCATTGCGTATGGCTATTACTCCATATTACATGACTCTAATTGATCAGAATAACCCAAATTGTCCGGTTCGTAAGCAGGCAATTCCAA is a genomic window containing:
- a CDS encoding CoA transferase subunit A; translation: MNKIISIKEAVAKLQDGMTIMIGGFLSVGTANNMIDQIVSSNVKNLTIICNDTAFADKGLGKLIANRQVVKVITSHIGTNPATIEQMNNGEIEVEFSPQGTLAERVRSGGAGLGGVLTPTGLGTMVADGKEIITVDGKEFLLEKPLRADVALIGASISDTQGNLTYRGTTQNFNPLMATAADLVIVEAKQMVEAGTLKPEEVKTPSIFVDFIVNN
- a CDS encoding hotdog domain-containing protein encodes the protein MEKAMIRMRMSSHDAHYGGNLVDGAKMLQLFGDVATELLIRRDGDEGLFAGYESVEFLAPVYAGDYIEAVGEIIKEGNSSRKMTFEARKVIVPRTDISESAADFLEEPVVVCRAVGTCVTPKKSQRK
- a CDS encoding 3-keto-5-aminohexanoate cleavage protein, encoding MEKLIITAAICGAEVTKEHNPNVPYTIEECVREAGLAYEAGASIIHLHVRTDDGTPTQDKNRFKMVMDAIHAKYPEVIIQPSTGGAVGMTNDERLQPTELNPEMATLDCGTLNFGGDEIFENTENTIKYFGERMIERGIKPELEVFDKSMIDMALRLHKKGFIKSPMHFDFVMGVNGGISGTLRDFVFLRESIPADATYTVAGIGRFEFPLAVAAIVDGGHVRVGFEDNTMISRGVVAESNGQLVEKVVRLAKELGREIATPAEAREILGLKQK
- a CDS encoding zinc-binding dehydrogenase, translated to MNKGNKYGTHRVLEPKGTLPQPAQKLDNNMSIYDNEVLIDVQTLNIDSASFTQIKGACDADTAKMEEMILSIVAERGKMQNPVTGSGGMLIGTVKAVGPNFPNQDLKVGDKIATLVSLSLTPLNIQKIKNINLSNDQVDVDAQAILFASGLYAVLPTDLPEKLALAALDVAGAPAQVDRLVKEGDTVCIIGGGGKSGVLCCYQAMQKVGTKGKVIVVEYSKENAQRIKNLGLATDVLVGDATDVMDVYTRVTEITGEEGCDVVINNVNVASTEMSSILITKDRGCVYFFSMATSFSKAALGAEGVGKDVDMIVGNGYAIGHADLTLDIIRNSKGIRELFEKLYV